From the genome of Chelmon rostratus isolate fCheRos1 chromosome 1, fCheRos1.pri, whole genome shotgun sequence, one region includes:
- the cdkn1ca gene encoding cyclin-dependent kinase inhibitor 1Ca, which yields MNPIRRRESVCRSLFGPVDHDQLRRDLKLKLKEITEQDSRRWNFNFQTETPLQGRFQWEEIPADCAAAPYQEPAQVKDAVCSHTEEDDRLSDRGEGARTDQENCSSISNTRKRPAEVTPVRSKRTLPKPAAKPGNNARITDFFAKRRRTTETKSILNPFHTSSSEAAQCKTIR from the exons ATGAATCCCATCAGGCGCAGAGAGTCGGTTTGCAGGAGCCTCTTTGGCCCAGTGGACCACGACCAGTTGCGCCGGGACTTGAAACTGAAGCTAAAGGAGATCACTGAGCAGGACAGTCGCCGCTGGAACTTTAACTTCCAGACGGAGACGCCGCTGCAGGGCAGGTTTCAGTGGGAGGAAATACCCGCAGACTGCGCTGCTGCGCCGTACCAGGAGCCCGCTCAGGTGAAGGACGCTGTCTGCTCCCACACTGAGGAGGATGACCGGCTCAGCGACCGTGGAGAGGGCGCACGGACCGACCAGGAGAACTGCTCCAGCATCTCCAACACACGCAAGCGTCCCGCTGAAGTGACGCCCGTCCGGAGTAAGAGGACGCTCCCGAAACCCGCAGCCAAGCCCGGAAACAACGCACGAATTACAG attttttcgcaaagagaaggaggacaacagaaacaaagagcatCCTCAATCCTTTTCACACAAGTTCCAGTGAAGCAGCTCAATGCAAAACAATACGATGA